Below is a genomic region from Echinicola rosea.
GATCCCCGGTATCCGGTAGCAGGGAAAGTTGGGCCGCATACTCACCCTGCTTTTTAAAATAGCGGTGTTGTTTATGGTAAAGCGAGCGTAAGGCATCTTTTACTGCTTCGTCTTTTGCCATCTTGAAAGGGATTTTTTCAGTCCCTACCGGTGTGGCCGCAAACTGTAGATAGCCCCAGTTTTCGGGAATATGCATGTTAATGTGTCCTTGGGGCGACCACACCCAGTTGTATTCAGGATAGTGCTTGCCCGTTTTGGGATTTGTTTTTTTGGTGTACTGTCCGTCCAAGATGTCCAATTGCCATTGTACCCTGGAAAAATTGATCCGCCACTGCTGCCCGTCTGCTGGGGGGGAATAGGCTGGGCCTCTTTGGGAAAGTGCTTTCCAAGGAATGGCCATTTCTATTGTCCAAGCGCTATCCCTGTCACTGGGATCATTGATCGTGCCTTGCAGGCCAAGTCCTTTTTGGAAACCATTGATATTCCAGCCGTTGATGGGGGCGCCGCCGTTGCGATAAGGTTTGGTCATCAGCAGGTCCCACTCGGTACCAAGTGCATTGACCTCCAACTCGTAGTAATTATGGGTGTCTCCATCGGGATCAATGAATACTTCAATGTCATTTTGGTGAAATATCACGGATTCCCTTTCTGTGTAGATGGCCCATAAGTCAGGTTCCTCCATCCACACTGCGATGTAGAGGTTTTTCTCATCCCAAAGCATTTTTAGCTTAGTGTCAAAAAGCGGAGCCGGTTTTGTATCTCCCTCTATATCCACAAAAAGATCGGACCAAGCCGCTTCCTGCCAATCCTTTTCATCCATTTTACCATCCATTTTCAGGGGAGCAGTGGCTTGGTAGGCGACATAGTGCTTTCTGTCTGCTATCTGCTGTGCTGAAAGCGCTAGAGGGAACAATAGCAGGAGCATAAGTAATCTGGGAACAACCATCTTCGAATATTTTTAGTAATAGTAAAACCTTAACAAATATATTTAAATATGTAGGTCTGACCGTGCCAAGAAGTGATATTTTCCTCTAATCTTCCACCAGTGGTCTTGCTGGCGCTTTGGTGAAAGATGACGAATGCTCATAAATAAGACTTTTAGTTGGATTTTGTAGGTGGAATTATCCATTAATTGGGGAGGGATGATTAATTTTGGGTATGATGAAATGGGAAAAGCTGCTAACAGCAGGTCGCGCGGATTTTAAAAAGCAGGCGAATCAAAGCCAAGAACAATACCGAAGTGAGTTTGAAAGGGATTATGATCGGATCATTTTTTCGGCTCCATTTCGGAATTTACAGGACAAGACACAAGTGTTTCCACTGCCAGAGTTGGACTTTGTGCACACCAGGCTTACCCACAGTTTGGAAGTTTCGAGTGTGGGCAGGTCCCTTGGGAAGTCTGCTGGGGAGTATTTGCTCAGCAAATATCCGGCACTTTTTGAAATGGGCATTGGTTCCAATGATATAGGAGCGATCGTAGCGGCAGCAGCGCTCACCCATGATCTCGGGAACCCTCCTTTTGGCCATGCTGGGGAAGATGCCATTTCAGATTTTTTTAGGTTTCACCCGTCCGGGCTGCGGTGGAGAGATCATTTGCGAGAGGAAGAATGGGCAGATATGACCCAGTTTGAAGGCAATGCGCAAGGATTCCGAATGCTCCTGGACAAGAGCAATGGCCTTCAGGTCTGCTATGCTACCTTGGCGGCGTTTACCAAATATCCAAGGCCTGCTTTTGTGCAGAAGAGGGATCCTTCCAGACGGAGTCAGAAGAAATTCGGTTTTTTTGCAGATCAATTATCGCTTTTTAAGCAATTGGCGGACACATTGGGGATTCCTTTATCGGGTGAGAATACCTGGTACAGACATCCCTTGGCGTTTTTGGTCGAGGCAGCAGATGATATTTGCTATAACATTATTGATTTGGAGGACGGCTGTACTCTCGGACTGGTACAGTTGGAAGAGGCCATTCCACTTTTGGCAGAGATCATTGGGGAGAAATTTCAGGAGGAAAAGCTCCATTCACTGAAAACTTCTGCCCAAAAATTGGCTATTTTGAGGGCCATGGCTATCAGTAGGCTGGTGGAAGAGACTGTGGCGGCATTTAGAACCCATGAGGAAGCCATGCTTTCTGGGGAGTTTGACAAAGCCCTGACTGACTGCATTCCTTCTTCCAAAGCCTTGGACAAGATCACCACATTGTCCGTAAAAAAGATATATCGCTCCCAGCCAGTACTGGAAAAAGAAGCGGCCGGGTTTCAAGTATTGGAGGGACTATTGGAAGTTTTCTCCGATGCCCTCTATAACCAGTATTTCGATTCGGAGAGATTTTCAGGTAAGGATAAGAGTATTCTGAGGTTATTGCCGGAGGTCTTTAAGCCGGATAATGAACTCCAGATGCCCTATTTGTTGCTGCGCAATTTGGTGGATTTTATTGCAGGAATGACAGACAAGTACGCCCTGTCGCTTTACCGAAAAGTAAAGGGAATAGCCCTGCCCGGTACTTGACTTGTTAATTTTAGATTAAATAATTGTTTTTTGTAATTTTTCATAGATGTATAATCATAAATAAAACGAAACATTTGCTTAATCAGATTGATTGGTGCTCGATGTAAATTTGTGGAAACACAAACAACTATAAAGAGACCAATTATGAAAAAATTATTAACCATTCAGGCCATTGCCAGTGCCTTATTTTTGGCTGGTTGTAATGATGAAAAGGGAGGGGACACTCCAGTGCCGCCCAATGCTGAGGTGGAGCTCGCAAACCACTCTAAGACTCCTGTGTTTTTGAAGCTAAAATCAGGTTTTGAGGATGTCGAGATCTATAATTTGTTGACCTCGGAAGATCAGTTGGAAAACACACCGGATTTTGTTTACGGCAGTATGGCGGATGGTGCCGGGTTAATGAAAAATAATGATGGCACATTTACCCTGCTCAATAATATCGAGGCAGATTATTCTGTAGCTCGCATTGCCTTTGACGAAACGTTTAAACCAGTAGGCGGGGAATATATTCTAAATGCAGAAGCCACCGCGGCCACTGCGCAATGTTCCGGTTCCCTGATTACATTGGAGGAGCACGGATTTGGGCCATTGTATCTTTCAGGTGGGGAATGGGGTGGAAACTCCAAAGGGGTTTTTATGACTGATCCAAGTAAAGACCCTGCCGATGCCCAAATAGCGACCATGCTGCCTGCACTGGGACAATGGTCCGTGGAAAATGCTGTGGCCATCGGGAAAGAGGCTTATCCTGGCAAAACGGTCGTTTTCATCGGTGATGATACCAGTGACAATGAAACGCCTTCTGGTCAAGTGGCCATGTATGTGGGTGACCAAGGAGACCTTTCCAACGGCAAACTTTATGGCATGAAAGTGACCAGTCCCGGTATCACATTCGAAATGGACATGGAAGAGGGAGAAGAGTATGAGGTGGAGTTTAGGGAATACGAGGAGCGCACCTATGATGAACTCGAGCAGGAGTCCAGAGAAAAGGGCTTTATGGGCTTTTCCAGAGTGGAGGACATCGACTGGAGAAGAGGATCTGCGGAAAATAACCGTGAAATATACTTTGCCGTGACTGGAAGGAAACAGGATGCCCTGCTGGACAAAGGCACTTTTTATGGACGTGTGTACAAGCTCGTGTTGGACAGTGAAGACCCGACCAAGGCGACCATTTCTTGTGTATTGGATGGGGACAAACTTGACGGTAAAGCAAAAGCATTCCATAGCCCTGACAATATCCTGGTCACCGAAAATTATGTGTATATCCAAGAGGATCCAAACGGGTATTTTGACCAGGATGACAAGATGCATTTCGCACAGTTGTACCAATATGACATCAATTCTGGGGAGCTGAAGACAGTCTTGGAGTGTGACCAAGAAACTGCTGCTGCCCAAAACTACGGTTCGGATGAGCGTACGTGGGAAATTACCGGAATGATAGATGTGTCGGATATCTTGGGTGTGGAGGAGACCTTCCTGCTGATTACCCAAAACCACGGTTGGGAAGATGAAGGATTCACCGACCCCAATGCAAATGCCAATACGGACTCAAATGAAGGAAGTATGCTGTACGTTTTGAAAGGGCTAAACCGATAACCGCATGCGTGATATATTGATCCAAAAGGCTTGTGTTTTCATAAGCCTTTTGGTTTTTTCATCCTGTTTTTTTTCTTGCGACGAGCAAACTGAGCATAAGACCGCTCTTTCGCCTGTCGATCAGCTGGCAGAGCAATATCTTGGCCATTTAAACAAATCGTACCTGTACTTGGACAGCATGGTTTTGGAAACGGACCGTCATCAGGTGGAAAGCTATTTTATGCAATCCCGAAAGCATTTTAAAATGGCCGAGCCCATCTTGGCTTTTATGGATTCGGAAAACTATAAAT
It encodes:
- a CDS encoding carbohydrate-binding family 9-like protein, encoding MVVPRLLMLLLLFPLALSAQQIADRKHYVAYQATAPLKMDGKMDEKDWQEAAWSDLFVDIEGDTKPAPLFDTKLKMLWDEKNLYIAVWMEEPDLWAIYTERESVIFHQNDIEVFIDPDGDTHNYYELEVNALGTEWDLLMTKPYRNGGAPINGWNINGFQKGLGLQGTINDPSDRDSAWTIEMAIPWKALSQRGPAYSPPADGQQWRINFSRVQWQLDILDGQYTKKTNPKTGKHYPEYNWVWSPQGHINMHIPENWGYLQFAATPVGTEKIPFKMAKDEAVKDALRSLYHKQHRYFKKQGEYAAQLSLLPDTGDLKNFHLEFEVSATRFKISAPSMVSDKTWYITEDSKVWLE
- a CDS encoding deoxyguanosinetriphosphate triphosphohydrolase is translated as MMKWEKLLTAGRADFKKQANQSQEQYRSEFERDYDRIIFSAPFRNLQDKTQVFPLPELDFVHTRLTHSLEVSSVGRSLGKSAGEYLLSKYPALFEMGIGSNDIGAIVAAAALTHDLGNPPFGHAGEDAISDFFRFHPSGLRWRDHLREEEWADMTQFEGNAQGFRMLLDKSNGLQVCYATLAAFTKYPRPAFVQKRDPSRRSQKKFGFFADQLSLFKQLADTLGIPLSGENTWYRHPLAFLVEAADDICYNIIDLEDGCTLGLVQLEEAIPLLAEIIGEKFQEEKLHSLKTSAQKLAILRAMAISRLVEETVAAFRTHEEAMLSGEFDKALTDCIPSSKALDKITTLSVKKIYRSQPVLEKEAAGFQVLEGLLEVFSDALYNQYFDSERFSGKDKSILRLLPEVFKPDNELQMPYLLLRNLVDFIAGMTDKYALSLYRKVKGIALPGT
- a CDS encoding PhoX family protein; amino-acid sequence: MKKLLTIQAIASALFLAGCNDEKGGDTPVPPNAEVELANHSKTPVFLKLKSGFEDVEIYNLLTSEDQLENTPDFVYGSMADGAGLMKNNDGTFTLLNNIEADYSVARIAFDETFKPVGGEYILNAEATAATAQCSGSLITLEEHGFGPLYLSGGEWGGNSKGVFMTDPSKDPADAQIATMLPALGQWSVENAVAIGKEAYPGKTVVFIGDDTSDNETPSGQVAMYVGDQGDLSNGKLYGMKVTSPGITFEMDMEEGEEYEVEFREYEERTYDELEQESREKGFMGFSRVEDIDWRRGSAENNREIYFAVTGRKQDALLDKGTFYGRVYKLVLDSEDPTKATISCVLDGDKLDGKAKAFHSPDNILVTENYVYIQEDPNGYFDQDDKMHFAQLYQYDINSGELKTVLECDQETAAAQNYGSDERTWEITGMIDVSDILGVEETFLLITQNHGWEDEGFTDPNANANTDSNEGSMLYVLKGLNR